The following are from one region of the Pleurodeles waltl isolate 20211129_DDA chromosome 4_1, aPleWal1.hap1.20221129, whole genome shotgun sequence genome:
- the LOC138287329 gene encoding zinc finger protein 271-like yields MSFRCTECVMSFSQLSKLQRHQQSHKGEKPYHCNSCGSSFSNSSALIIHQRTHTGEKPFQCNECMKSFSQLSNLRRHQQTCTGGKPYHCVDCGSSFRLSSALLNHQRTHTGEKPFICTDCMKSFRRLSDLQRHQRTHTGETLFQCNECMKSFSQLSHLQRHQRTHTGEKPFKCTECVKRFSQLSNLQRHQQTHKGEKPYHCNYCGSSFSDSSALIIHQRTHTGEKPFQCNECMKSFSQLANLQRHQRTHTGGKSYHCNYCVSSFSVSSAFINHQRTHTGEKPFICTECMKSFSRLPYLRRHQRRHTGEKPYNCGKCVKSFCESSALLRHQQIHTEEKPYSCSECVKSFRQLSQLQRHYRTHTWETPYHCSECESTFIDSSALRSHQQTHSGIKPFKCSECEKCFSKLSDLKRHQRIHTGEKPYHCSECVKSFSQLSHLQSHQRTHKEKTILSH; encoded by the coding sequence ATGTCATTCAGGTGCACTGAATGTGTGATGAGCTTTAGTCAATTATCAAAACTACAAAGGCACCAGCAATCACATAAAggcgaaaaaccataccattgcaattcttgtggaagtagttttagtaattCTTCAGCATTAATAATTCATCagagaacacacacaggggaaaagccattccagTGCAATGAGTGTATGAAGAGCTTTAGCCAATTATCAAACCTACGTAGACACCAGCAAACATGCACAGGGGGGAAACCATACCATTGTGTTGATTGTGGCAGTAGTTTTAGGCTTTCCTCAGCATTATTaaatcatcagcgaacacacacaggggagaaaccTTTCATATGCACTGATTGTATGAAGAGCTTTAGACGATTATCAGATCTCCAAaggcatcagcgaacacacacaggggaaacgTTATTCCAGTGCAATGAGtgtatgaagagctttagtcaattgTCACACCtacaaagacatcagcgaacacacactggggaaaaaccatttaaatgcactgaatgtgtgaagagaTTTAGTCAATTATCAAACCTACAAAGACACCAGCAAACACATAAAggtgaaaaaccataccattgcaattattgtggaagtagttttagtgattCTTCAGCATTAAtaattcatcagcgaacacacacaggggaaaagccattccagTGCAATGAGTGTATGAAGAGCTTTAGCCAATTAGCAAACCTACAAAGAcaccagcgaacacacacaggaggaaaATCATACCATTGTAATTATTGTGTAAGTAGTTTTAGTGTTTCCTCAGCATTTATaaatcatcagcgaacacacacaggggaaaaacctttCATATGCACTGAATGTATGAAGAGCTTTAGTCGATTACCTTATCTCCGAAGGCATCAGCGaagacacacaggagaaaaaccatataATTGTGggaaatgtgtgaagagcttttgtGAATCATCTGCACTCCTAAGACATCAGCAAATACACACAGAGGAAAAACCCTAcagttgcagtgaatgtgtgaagagcttcagacAGTTATCACAGCTACAAAGACATTACCGAACACATACATGGGAGacgccataccattgcagtgaatgtgaaaGTACTTTTATTGACTCTTCCGCATTGAGAAGTCATCAGCAAACACACTCGGGGATAAAAcctttcaagtgcagtgaatgtgagaAATGCTTTAGTAAGTTATCAGATCTCAAAAGacatcagcgaatacacacaggggaaaaaccatatcattgcagtgaatgtgtgaagagctttagccaGTTATCACATCTCCAAAGCCATCAGCGAACACACAAGGAAAAGACGATACTATCGCATTGA